In one Gallus gallus isolate bGalGal1 chromosome 20, bGalGal1.mat.broiler.GRCg7b, whole genome shotgun sequence genomic region, the following are encoded:
- the GHRH gene encoding somatoliberin isoform X1, with the protein MLDKATLFLFLHLVTSSISSPLYPALRYSPGPVTGKAVNFQLLDHSLLQSHSPSAEEQDEEGLLTDPTEKRMQRHADAIFTDNYRKFLGQISARKFLQTIIGKRLRNSESSPGEGVHKLLTRRQSDSILMDSRYHQQMVLRDFLGAMLQHQRPQDVNGSRLEGFPSTLAKFIIFRARGSNCTVSHSQQ; encoded by the exons ATGCTGGATAAGGCCACCCTGTTCCTGTTCCTGCATTTAGTCACAAGctccatctcctctcctctctacCCAGCTCTCAG GTACAGCCCAGGACCTGTCACTGGCAAGGCTGTGAACTTCCAGCTCCTGGaccacagcctgctgcagagccacagcCCCTCAGCAGAGGAACAGGACGAGGAGGGTTTGTTAACAGACCCCACTGAGAAAAG GATGCAGCGCCACGCTGATGCCATTTTCACCGACAACTACCGGAAATTCCTGGGGCAGATTTCTGCCCGCAAATTCTTACAGACCATCATTGGCAAACGGCTCAG AAACAGTGAGAGCAGCCCAGGAGAAGGGGTGCACAAGCTCCTGACAAGGCGCCAGTCAGACAGCATCCTGATGGACAGCCGTTACCACCAGCAGATGGTACTGAGGGACTTCTTGGGAGCCATGCTGCAGCATCAAAG GCCTCAGGATGTGAACGGCAGTCGGTTAGAGGGGTTTCCCAGCACCCTGGCTAAGttcat AATATTCAGAGCTCGTGGATCTAACTGTACCGTAAGCCATTCACAGCAATGA
- the MANBAL gene encoding protein MANBAL, with product MAAEVHFSPPEIPEPTLLENVLRYGLFFGAIFQLLCVLAIILPVSKSPEADSVGSESKTLEAVKKPKASSAAQLSKKAKKEGKKRR from the exons ATGGCTGCTGAAGTGCATTTCTCGCCTCCGGAGATCCCTGAGCCCACACTGCTGGAGAACGTGCTGCGCTACGGCCTCTTCTTTGGAGCCATTTTCCAGCTTCTGTGTGTATTGGCCATAATCCTGCCAGTTTCCAAGTCCCCAGAGGCA GACTCGGTCGGTTCTGAGTCTAAGACTTTGGAGGCAGTGAAGAAACCAAAGGCGTCAAGTGCTGCTCAGCTAAGCAAGAAAGCCAAGAAGGAAGGCAAAAAGAGGCGGTGA
- the GHRH gene encoding somatoliberin precursor, whose translation MLDKATLFLFLHLVTSSISSPLYPALRYSPGPVTGKAVNFQLLDHSLLQSHSPSAEEQDEEGLLTDPTEKRMQRHADAIFTDNYRKFLGQISARKFLQTIIGKRLRNSESSPGEGVHKLLTRRQSDSILMDSRYHQQMVLRDFLGAMLQHQRPQDVNGSRLEGFPSTLAKFM comes from the exons ATGCTGGATAAGGCCACCCTGTTCCTGTTCCTGCATTTAGTCACAAGctccatctcctctcctctctacCCAGCTCTCAG GTACAGCCCAGGACCTGTCACTGGCAAGGCTGTGAACTTCCAGCTCCTGGaccacagcctgctgcagagccacagcCCCTCAGCAGAGGAACAGGACGAGGAGGGTTTGTTAACAGACCCCACTGAGAAAAG GATGCAGCGCCACGCTGATGCCATTTTCACCGACAACTACCGGAAATTCCTGGGGCAGATTTCTGCCCGCAAATTCTTACAGACCATCATTGGCAAACGGCTCAG AAACAGTGAGAGCAGCCCAGGAGAAGGGGTGCACAAGCTCCTGACAAGGCGCCAGTCAGACAGCATCCTGATGGACAGCCGTTACCACCAGCAGATGGTACTGAGGGACTTCTTGGGAGCCATGCTGCAGCATCAAAG GCCTCAGGATGTGAACGGCAGTCGGTTAGAGGGGTTTCCCAGCACCCTGGCTAAGttcatgtaa